In the Populus trichocarpa isolate Nisqually-1 chromosome 1, P.trichocarpa_v4.1, whole genome shotgun sequence genome, one interval contains:
- the LOC7463866 gene encoding protein LIM1, with the protein MVKLCGVKVLPFLVLVLMLTVLAEQGQAHPCGSTFFSALIQMIPCRAAVAPFSPIQPSELCCSAVKALGQPCLCTLVNGPPISGVDRNMALQLPDKCSANFEPCEIMKK; encoded by the exons ATGGTGAAGCTTTGTGGTGTCAAGGTTCTGCCATTCCTGGTACTTGTGCTGATGTTGACAGTATTGGCGGAGCAAGGCCAAGCACATCCTTGTGGTAGCACTTTCTTCTCTGCACTCATTCAAATGATACCTTGCAGGGCAGCAGTTGCTCCTTTTAGTCCTATCCAACCAAGTGAGCTCTGCTGCAGTGCTGTGAAAGCTCTCGGCCAGCCTTGCTTGTGTACTCTTGTCAATGGCCCTCCAATTTCTGGTGTTGACAGGAACATGGCCTTGCAGCTTCCTGACAAGTGTTCAGCCAACTTTGAACCAT GTGAAATTATGAAGAAGTAG